The nucleotide window gccatagacagccatagccatagacatagacataacaagccatAGACAGCGctatagccataaccatagccatagccatagaaatagccagaaccatagccatagacatagccatagccatagccatagccatagacatagacagagataTAGACTTAACcagagccatagctatagccatagtcataggCATAACCATGgacatagacaaagacatagccatagacatagacatagccttagacATAGATATAGGAaaccataaccatagccatagccatagccatagccattgacatagacattgccatagacatagccaaGGCCATTGATAAAGAcattgccatagacatagccatagcaatagccatagacatgaacttagccatagccatagctatagccatagacatagacatagacatagacatagacatagctatacccatagccatagacatagacatagttaTAGCCATAGATATAAACAGAGCCATTGccttagccatagccttagccagaaacatagacatacacatagccataacTATAGACTCAGCCGTAGCCATATCCATAACAgttgccatagacatagccatagttgtagccatagccgtagccgtagccctagccatagccataaccagaTATATAGCCGTAGAATTAGCCATAACCGTAGCTGTAGCCagaccatagccatagacatagccttagccatagccatagccagacatagacatagacatagacatacaaagagatatagccatagccaaagccaaagccagacatagccagagccatagccagacatagccagagccatagccatagacatatacatagccatagccatagacatagccatagacatagccatagacttagacaaagacgtagtcatagccatagccttagccatagccagacatacatatatccataggcatagtcatagacatagccatagccatagccagagccatagaaatagacatagccatagccatagtcatagacacagccatagccatagacatagacatagacatagactaagacatagccatagccatatctaaacatagacatagccatagccacacccaaagatatagacatagccataggcatagccatagccatagacatagacaaagccatagccatagatgttGCCGTAGCTGTAGCCATTGCCTTTGCCGTTGCCATCGCCGTTGCCGAAGCCGTAGACGTAGCCGTGGACATGGACGTggacatagccatatccatagccatataTTTGGACAAGGACATGTCCATGGCtatggacatagacatagccatagtcatagacatagacatgaccatagccatagacatagacatagccatagccatagccatagacatacacatagccagagctatagccatagtcatagccatagccatagccatagacataaccatagccatagccattgaaatagccatagccgtagctgtAGATGTAGCCGTAGCTGTAGCCATGGCTGTAGCCATAGCCATATGATGTAGCCGTAGCCATAACtgtagctgtagccgtagccatagccatagccatagccatagacatagacatagccatagccatagccatagatatggTCATAGCCAGAGCCATGGCCAAAAACATAACCATAGCCATAtctgtagccgtagccgtagccatagacgtagccgtagccatagacatagacatagccacagccatagacatagacatagacatatacatagccattgtatacatagccatagccctacctatagacatagacatagccatagccatagccatagacattgccatagtcatagccatagccatagccaaagccaaagccatagacatagacatagacataaccatagccatagacatacccatagacagtgccatagccataaccatagacatacacatagacatagccatagccatagccatagccatagacatagacatagccatggctat belongs to Palaemon carinicauda isolate YSFRI2023 chromosome 17, ASM3689809v2, whole genome shotgun sequence and includes:
- the LOC137656524 gene encoding antifreeze protein Maxi-like — protein: MSMSMAVAMSMSMATATSMATATATDMAMVMFLAMALAMTISMAMAMAMSMSMAMAMAMATATATVMATATSYGYGYSHGYSYGYIYSYGYGYFNGYGYAMDMSLSKYMAMDMAMSTSMSTATSTASATAMATAKAMATATATSMAMALSMSMAMAMPMAMSISLGYVYGYGLATATVMANSTAIYLVMAMARATATAMATTMAMSMATVMDMATAESIVMAMCMSMFLAKAMAKAMALFISMAITMSMSMAMGIAMSMSMSMSMSMAIAMAMAKFMSMAIAMAMSMAMSLSMALAMSMAMSMSMAMAMAMAMVMVSYIYV